One genomic region from Pseudomonas sp. R5-89-07 encodes:
- a CDS encoding GNAT family N-acetyltransferase gives MSEALSIHHDQAGHQFETNVDGHRAYLTYMDLGKQTLDIYRTFVPNALRGRGIAAALTEEALKFAEESGYTVIPSCSYVERYMERHQRHAAKL, from the coding sequence ATGAGCGAGGCGTTGTCCATCCACCATGACCAGGCTGGTCATCAGTTCGAGACCAATGTGGACGGTCATCGTGCCTATCTGACCTACATGGACCTCGGAAAGCAGACCCTGGATATCTATCGCACGTTTGTGCCCAACGCATTGCGCGGGCGGGGCATTGCCGCTGCGTTGACCGAAGAGGCATTGAAATTCGCCGAAGAGTCAGGCTACACGGTCATCCCGTCCTGCTCTTATGTGGAACGCTACATGGAGCGCCATCAGCGCCATGCCGCAAAGCTCTGA
- a CDS encoding ABC transporter permease, translated as MARLPLLRLFSLAMRQLLRDARAGELRVLFFALLVAVAASTAIGYFGARLNGAMLLRATEFLGADLVLEGSSPARPEQIRSGTELGLDHARIVEFSSVIAADNGIQLSSIKAVNEQYPLRGALKSTAEPFGAETQGGGPKPDEAWVEARLLTALDLKIGDSIDVGMKTLRLTRILTYEPDRAGNFYSLTPRVMINLADLDATGVVQPGSRVSYRELWRAPPGSTALQTYRELIKPGLAPNQRLQDSRDGNQQIGGALGKAERYLNMASLVAVLLAGVAVALSANRFASRRFDASALLRCLGLSRRETMLLFSLQLSVLGLLASLAGALLGWLAQFGLFYFLHDLLPADVPPGGLLPAVAGIGTGLVALAGFALPPLAALGRVPPLRVLRRDLLPIPSSTWMVYGAALFALGLIMWRLSLDLVLTFALLGGGVVAALILGGLLLLLLQSLRRLLARASLPWRLGLGQLLRHPLAAAGQSLAFGLILLSMGLIALLRGELLDTWQNQLPKDAPNYFALNILPADKDAFGARLLEVQAQSAPLYPVVPGRLISINGEPVQEIVSKDSSGDRAVQRDLSLTWAADLPQGNVLTAGTWWTAQPGDDIPGVSVEAKVAESLKLKLNDHLVFTIGGENREARVTSLRTINWDNFQPNFFMIFQPGTLKDLPTTYLTSFYLAPGHDQQIVDLSRAFPAVTILQVEALLEQLRSILAQVTLAVEYVLLFVLAAGMAVLFSGLQATLDERIRQGALLRALGAERRLLVKARRIEFGLLGAVSGLLAALGTELVTWVLYRYAFDLSWHPHPWLLLLPLIGALLIGGAGVFGTRRALNASPLTVLREG; from the coding sequence ATGGCACGCCTGCCGCTGTTACGCCTGTTCAGCCTTGCCATGCGCCAGTTACTGCGCGATGCCCGCGCCGGCGAACTGCGCGTGTTGTTCTTCGCCCTGCTGGTGGCCGTGGCCGCCAGTACCGCTATCGGCTATTTCGGTGCACGCCTGAACGGCGCCATGCTGTTGCGCGCCACCGAGTTTCTCGGCGCAGACCTGGTACTCGAAGGCAGCTCGCCGGCCCGCCCCGAGCAAATCAGATCCGGCACCGAACTGGGCCTGGATCATGCGCGCATCGTCGAATTTTCCAGCGTTATCGCCGCCGACAACGGCATCCAGCTCTCCAGTATCAAGGCGGTCAACGAACAGTACCCGCTGCGCGGCGCACTCAAAAGTACGGCTGAACCTTTTGGAGCCGAAACCCAAGGTGGTGGTCCCAAACCCGACGAAGCCTGGGTGGAAGCGCGGCTGCTGACAGCGCTGGACCTGAAAATCGGAGACAGCATCGACGTCGGCATGAAGACCCTGCGCCTGACACGCATCCTGACGTATGAGCCCGACCGCGCCGGCAACTTCTATAGCCTCACCCCCAGGGTAATGATCAACCTGGCGGACCTGGACGCCACCGGCGTGGTCCAGCCTGGCAGCCGCGTGAGCTATCGCGAACTGTGGCGTGCGCCACCCGGCAGTACAGCGCTGCAAACCTATCGCGAACTGATCAAGCCGGGCCTGGCGCCCAACCAGCGCCTGCAGGACTCGCGCGATGGCAACCAACAGATCGGTGGCGCCCTGGGCAAGGCCGAGCGTTACCTGAATATGGCCAGCCTGGTGGCGGTGTTGCTGGCCGGCGTCGCCGTGGCGCTGTCGGCCAACCGCTTTGCCAGCCGCCGCTTCGATGCCAGCGCGTTGCTGCGCTGCCTGGGGCTGTCGCGACGCGAAACCATGCTGCTGTTCAGTCTGCAACTGAGCGTACTGGGCTTGTTGGCGAGCCTGGCCGGCGCCCTCCTCGGTTGGCTCGCGCAATTTGGTCTGTTCTACTTTCTGCACGATCTGTTGCCTGCGGACGTGCCACCCGGCGGGCTGCTACCGGCCGTTGCCGGTATCGGCACCGGCCTCGTTGCCCTCGCCGGCTTCGCCCTGCCGCCCCTGGCCGCGCTCGGCCGGGTGCCGCCGCTGCGGGTACTGCGCCGCGACCTGCTGCCTATCCCTTCGAGCACCTGGATGGTCTATGGCGCGGCGCTCTTCGCCCTGGGCCTGATCATGTGGCGCCTGAGCCTCGACCTGGTGCTGACCTTCGCATTGCTGGGCGGCGGCGTGGTGGCGGCACTGATCCTCGGCGGGCTGCTGCTGTTATTATTGCAAAGCCTGCGCCGGTTACTCGCGCGCGCCTCCTTGCCTTGGCGATTGGGCCTGGGCCAATTGCTGCGACATCCACTGGCAGCCGCCGGCCAGTCCCTGGCGTTTGGCTTGATCCTGTTGTCCATGGGCTTGATCGCCCTGCTGCGTGGCGAGTTGCTCGACACTTGGCAGAACCAGTTGCCCAAGGATGCGCCCAACTACTTCGCGCTCAATATCCTGCCGGCCGACAAAGACGCGTTTGGCGCCCGCCTGCTGGAGGTTCAGGCGCAATCTGCTCCGCTCTATCCCGTCGTACCCGGCCGACTGATCAGCATCAACGGCGAACCCGTACAAGAGATTGTCAGCAAGGATTCCAGCGGTGACCGCGCCGTGCAACGGGACTTGAGCCTGACCTGGGCCGCCGACTTGCCCCAAGGCAACGTACTGACGGCAGGCACCTGGTGGACGGCGCAACCGGGCGATGACATCCCCGGGGTATCGGTGGAAGCCAAGGTGGCTGAAAGCCTGAAGCTCAAGCTCAACGACCATCTGGTATTCACCATCGGCGGCGAGAATCGCGAGGCACGGGTCACCAGCCTGCGGACGATCAACTGGGACAACTTCCAGCCCAACTTCTTCATGATCTTCCAACCCGGCACCTTGAAAGATCTGCCGACCACCTACCTGACCAGCTTCTACCTGGCGCCTGGGCATGACCAGCAGATCGTCGACCTGTCCCGCGCCTTCCCCGCCGTCACCATCCTGCAGGTCGAGGCCTTACTGGAACAGTTGCGCAGCATCCTCGCCCAGGTAACCCTCGCGGTGGAATATGTACTGCTGTTCGTGCTCGCCGCAGGCATGGCCGTGCTGTTCTCCGGCCTGCAGGCCACCCTGGATGAGCGGATTCGCCAAGGTGCGCTGCTACGTGCGCTGGGTGCCGAGCGCAGGCTGCTGGTCAAGGCACGGCGCATCGAGTTCGGCCTGCTGGGGGCGGTCAGTGGTTTGCTGGCGGCACTGGGCACGGAGCTGGTGACCTGGGTGCTGTACCGCTACGCCTTTGATCTGAGCTGGCACCCTCACCCCTGGCTATTGCTGCTGCCGCTGATCGGTGCGCTGCTGATCGGTGGCGCCGGGGTGTTCGGTACACGCCGTGCGCTGAACGCCAGCCCACTCACGGTATTGCGCGAGGGCTGA
- a CDS encoding arylesterase gives MRMWFLSAGLALMCMAQNAAAGTVLIVGDSISAGFGLDTRKGWVALLEQRLKQEGFDDKVVNASISGDTSAGGLARLPAALAAHKPDVVVIELGGNDGLRGQPPAQLKQNLASMVQASQDSGAKVLLLGMQIPPNYGKRYVEAFAKVFGEVAEEKKVPLVPFFLDGVGGHPDLMQADGLHPAVAAQGKLLENVWPTLKPLL, from the coding sequence ATGCGAATGTGGTTTTTGAGTGCTGGCCTGGCCTTGATGTGCATGGCCCAGAACGCAGCGGCGGGTACAGTCCTGATCGTTGGCGATAGTATCAGTGCCGGTTTCGGCCTGGATACCCGCAAAGGGTGGGTTGCGCTGCTGGAGCAACGGCTCAAGCAGGAGGGTTTTGACGATAAAGTGGTCAATGCGTCGATCAGTGGCGACACCAGTGCCGGAGGCCTGGCGCGGTTGCCTGCGGCACTTGCAGCGCATAAACCGGATGTGGTGGTGATCGAGTTGGGGGGCAACGATGGGCTGCGTGGTCAGCCGCCGGCGCAATTGAAACAAAATCTTGCTTCGATGGTTCAGGCGTCCCAGGACAGCGGTGCCAAGGTGCTGTTGTTGGGCATGCAGATTCCGCCCAATTATGGCAAGCGCTACGTCGAAGCGTTCGCCAAGGTATTCGGCGAGGTGGCAGAGGAAAAAAAGGTGCCGCTGGTGCCGTTTTTTCTGGACGGGGTGGGCGGCCATCCTGACCTGATGCAAGCAGACGGCCTGCACCCGGCAGTCGCGGCCCAAGGCAAGTTGCTGGAAAATGTCTGGCCGACGCTAAAACCGCTGTTATGA
- a CDS encoding ABC transporter permease, which yields MILLPLIFKRQLASYACSPTTYLSVAFFLVLGAALGLHTHRWMERDSSDLQAFFELHPWLYLLLIPSLSMQLWADEHSTGFSNMMKTLPVTAAERVIGKFLAAWAVCSVALLLNFPMVIAAHYLGTPDDGVIASQFLASWLLAGSYLSVGCFICALTHQRIVIFLLTMGLLLTISGLSSVLDALEHQAPIWIVDSVMKLDPISRFSSMDNGKITLHDGLYFVSMIFAFLCATIVTLNYKNS from the coding sequence TTGATACTGCTGCCCCTCATTTTCAAACGCCAACTCGCCAGCTATGCCTGCTCCCCCACCACCTACCTGAGCGTGGCGTTCTTCCTGGTGCTCGGCGCGGCGCTGGGATTGCACACCCACCGCTGGATGGAGCGAGACAGCAGCGACCTGCAGGCTTTTTTCGAGCTGCACCCCTGGCTCTATCTGCTGCTGATACCCAGCTTATCAATGCAATTATGGGCTGATGAACACAGCACCGGCTTCTCCAACATGATGAAAACCCTGCCCGTCACAGCAGCCGAACGAGTAATAGGAAAATTCCTGGCTGCCTGGGCAGTATGCAGTGTCGCCCTGCTGCTGAATTTTCCGATGGTGATTGCCGCCCATTATCTCGGAACACCCGACGATGGGGTAATCGCATCGCAATTTCTGGCAAGTTGGCTACTGGCGGGAAGTTATCTATCTGTAGGTTGTTTTATCTGTGCACTTACGCACCAGCGAATTGTTATTTTCCTACTGACGATGGGTTTGCTGCTGACCATCAGCGGGCTTTCTTCAGTGCTGGATGCACTTGAACATCAGGCACCGATCTGGATAGTTGACAGCGTGATGAAACTTGACCCGATTTCTCGTTTCAGCTCAATGGACAACGGCAAGATAACACTTCATGACGGTTTATACTTTGTCAGCATGATCTTCGCTTTTCTCTGCGCAACCATTGTGACACTCAACTATAAAAACAGCTGA
- the greB gene encoding transcription elongation factor GreB, translating to MSTKLITKEGHEALKKELDYLWREKRPDTTRKVTWAASLGDRSENADYQYNKKLLREIDRRVRYLRKRLEDMRVVEYMPEQEGKVFFGAWVDVENEQGEAKRFRIVGYDEIYDRMDYISIDSPMARALLRKEVDDEAIVQTPGGEVCWWITRIEYEK from the coding sequence TTGAGTACCAAGCTGATTACCAAAGAAGGCCATGAGGCGCTGAAAAAGGAGCTGGACTACCTTTGGCGCGAGAAGCGCCCGGACACCACGCGCAAGGTGACATGGGCCGCTTCCCTGGGGGATCGCAGCGAAAACGCGGATTACCAGTACAACAAGAAGCTGTTGCGTGAGATCGATCGGCGGGTGCGCTACCTGCGCAAACGCCTCGAAGACATGCGTGTGGTGGAGTACATGCCCGAGCAGGAGGGCAAGGTGTTTTTTGGTGCGTGGGTCGACGTCGAAAACGAGCAGGGTGAAGCCAAGCGTTTTCGCATTGTGGGTTATGACGAGATCTACGACCGGATGGATTACATCTCCATCGACTCTCCCATGGCTCGTGCGTTGCTGCGCAAGGAGGTCGACGATGAGGCCATCGTACAGACCCCTGGCGGTGAGGTGTGCTGGTGGATCACCCGCATTGAATATGAGAAATAG
- a CDS encoding class I SAM-dependent methyltransferase, whose protein sequence is MNALRPLIRLAPITADLTQRNPKILLGGKHQPTLLRYLDGWPRRTGRPSAFLIQFVEDGDSLARFASNSFDLAVIQAPSSGNAEEVIRQLTRIARQGLIARR, encoded by the coding sequence ATGAATGCACTACGCCCCCTGATACGCCTGGCCCCGATCACTGCGGACCTGACTCAACGCAACCCGAAAATTCTCCTGGGCGGCAAGCACCAGCCGACGCTACTGCGTTACCTGGACGGCTGGCCACGCCGCACCGGACGGCCTTCGGCGTTCCTGATCCAGTTCGTGGAGGACGGTGACTCCCTGGCCCGTTTCGCCAGTAACAGCTTTGACCTCGCGGTCATCCAGGCGCCCAGTTCGGGCAATGCCGAAGAGGTAATCCGCCAGCTGACGCGTATCGCCCGGCAAGGGCTGATTGCCCGTCGCTGA
- a CDS encoding ABC transporter ATP-binding protein, whose amino-acid sequence MGASILTARNLSKVVPSAEGELTILHELSLELNKGDSLAIVGSSGSGKSTLLGLLAGLDLPSSGEVTLAGQALSSLDEDQRARIRAEHVGFVFQSFQLLDSLNALENVMLPLELDGRKDARERATHLLERVGLGKRLTHSPRQLSGGEQQRVAIARAFAAEPDVLFADEPTGNLDSHTGERISDLLFELNKESGTTLVLVTHDERLAHRCRRLIRLEAGLMVAPLEP is encoded by the coding sequence ATGGGCGCAAGCATTCTCACCGCGCGAAACCTCAGCAAAGTGGTTCCCAGCGCGGAAGGTGAACTGACTATCCTGCACGAACTGAGCCTGGAACTGAACAAGGGCGATAGCCTGGCTATCGTCGGCAGCTCCGGTTCCGGCAAATCCACCCTCCTCGGCCTGCTGGCGGGCCTGGACCTGCCCAGCAGCGGTGAAGTCACCCTGGCGGGTCAAGCGTTGAGCAGCCTCGACGAAGACCAGCGCGCGCGCATCCGTGCCGAACACGTAGGCTTCGTATTCCAATCCTTCCAGTTGCTCGACAGCCTCAATGCGCTGGAAAACGTCATGCTGCCGCTGGAGCTGGACGGCCGCAAGGATGCCCGCGAACGCGCCACGCACCTGCTCGAGCGTGTCGGCCTTGGCAAGCGCCTGACCCATTCGCCACGCCAGCTTTCCGGGGGCGAGCAACAACGTGTCGCCATTGCCCGCGCGTTTGCCGCCGAGCCAGACGTACTGTTTGCCGACGAACCCACCGGCAACCTCGACAGCCATACCGGCGAGCGCATCAGCGACCTGCTGTTCGAACTCAATAAAGAGAGCGGCACGACCCTGGTACTGGTCACCCATGACGAGCGCCTGGCCCATCGTTGCCGGCGCCTGATCCGCCTTGAAGCCGGCCTGATGGTCGCGCCCCTGGAGCCTTGA
- a CDS encoding 3-deoxy-7-phosphoheptulonate synthase, which produces MADLPINDLNVESNETLITPDQLKREIPLSDAALQTVTKGREVIRDILDGTDHRLFVVIGPCSIHDLKAAHEYAERLKVLAAEVSDTLYLVMRVYFEKPRTTVGWKGLINDPYLDDSFKIQDGLHIGRQLLLDLAEMGLPTATEALDPISPQYLQDLISWSAIGARTTESQTHREMASGLSSAVGFKNGTDGGLTVAINALQSVSSPHRFLGINQEGGVSIVTTKGNAYGHVVLRGGNGKPNYDSVSVALCEQALNKAKIKPNIMVDCSHANSNKDPALQPLVMENVANQILEGNQSIIGLMVESHLNWGCQAIPKDLADLQYGVSITDACIDWAATENTLRSMHAKLKDVLPKRTRT; this is translated from the coding sequence ATGGCTGATTTACCGATCAATGACCTTAACGTTGAATCCAACGAGACCCTGATCACGCCCGATCAGCTCAAGCGCGAAATCCCCCTGAGCGACGCTGCCTTGCAGACCGTCACCAAGGGCCGCGAAGTCATCCGTGACATTCTCGACGGCACCGACCACCGCCTCTTCGTCGTCATCGGGCCATGCTCGATCCACGACCTCAAGGCCGCGCACGAATACGCCGAACGCCTCAAGGTACTGGCGGCGGAAGTGTCCGACACCTTGTATCTGGTGATGCGCGTGTATTTCGAGAAGCCGCGTACAACGGTGGGCTGGAAAGGCTTGATCAACGACCCGTACCTGGACGACTCGTTCAAGATCCAGGACGGCTTGCATATCGGTCGTCAACTGCTGCTGGACCTGGCGGAAATGGGCCTGCCTACCGCTACCGAAGCACTGGACCCGATCTCCCCGCAGTACCTGCAGGACCTGATCAGTTGGTCGGCCATCGGTGCCCGCACCACCGAGTCCCAGACGCACCGCGAAATGGCGTCCGGCCTGTCCTCGGCCGTCGGCTTCAAGAACGGCACCGACGGCGGCCTGACGGTGGCGATCAACGCGCTGCAATCGGTCTCCAGCCCTCACCGTTTCCTGGGTATCAACCAGGAAGGCGGCGTGTCCATCGTCACGACCAAGGGCAACGCCTACGGTCACGTGGTACTGCGCGGCGGCAATGGCAAGCCCAACTATGATTCAGTCAGCGTCGCCCTGTGCGAACAGGCGCTGAACAAGGCCAAGATCAAGCCAAACATCATGGTTGATTGCAGCCACGCCAACTCCAACAAGGACCCGGCCCTGCAGCCGCTGGTGATGGAAAACGTCGCCAACCAGATCCTGGAAGGCAACCAGTCGATCATCGGTCTGATGGTCGAGAGCCATCTGAACTGGGGTTGCCAGGCCATTCCAAAAGACCTGGCCGACCTGCAATACGGCGTGTCGATCACCGACGCGTGCATCGACTGGGCCGCTACCGAGAACACCCTGCGCAGCATGCATGCCAAGCTCAAGGACGTGTTGCCCAAACGCACACGCACCTGA
- a CDS encoding ABC transporter ATP-binding protein, with the protein MIEVSNLTKHLGKKSVINDVSFYTQRQECVGVLGEHGAGKTALLNLISGMTKPTSGHVNIQGFNTQTHSVPARQAVGYQLQEGITHHTLSVKSILHFVAAARGFSGAEKRRQVDRVATRLELLPVFHCPIDVLSPGLKRRVAIAQAIVHSPGVLLLDEPTEGLNGEQRLKFRALVQSLSEEMSVIIASRHYDAMADICTRALVIARGRLVADSSLTDLQRSSRHFQAVTLAADPPPDLLALAVLPGVAGIEEDRQNPGKVTVLAMPGHAIFPAINALITHRGWNITSLHLEPGRLNDVVHHLSHEVFP; encoded by the coding sequence ATGATCGAAGTCAGCAACCTGACAAAGCACCTGGGCAAAAAAAGCGTGATCAACGACGTTTCGTTCTATACCCAACGCCAGGAATGCGTGGGTGTACTTGGAGAACATGGCGCCGGTAAAACAGCGTTGCTGAATTTGATTTCCGGCATGACCAAACCCACTAGTGGGCACGTCAATATTCAGGGTTTCAATACCCAGACCCATTCAGTGCCTGCCAGGCAAGCTGTTGGCTACCAGCTCCAGGAGGGCATCACCCACCACACGCTGTCGGTCAAAAGCATCCTCCATTTTGTTGCCGCTGCTCGAGGGTTCAGCGGCGCAGAAAAACGCAGGCAGGTGGACCGGGTCGCCACGCGACTTGAGCTGCTCCCCGTATTCCACTGCCCCATCGATGTGCTCAGTCCTGGCTTGAAACGTAGAGTCGCGATTGCGCAAGCCATTGTGCATTCTCCCGGTGTGCTCCTGCTGGACGAGCCCACGGAAGGTTTGAACGGTGAGCAACGGCTCAAATTCAGGGCGCTTGTCCAGTCACTCAGCGAGGAAATGAGCGTCATCATTGCCTCCCGCCATTACGACGCGATGGCCGACATCTGCACCCGCGCCCTGGTAATCGCACGCGGACGACTGGTTGCCGATTCTTCGCTGACTGATTTGCAGCGCAGCTCCAGGCACTTCCAAGCGGTGACGCTCGCCGCGGATCCGCCTCCGGATCTACTCGCACTGGCCGTGTTACCTGGGGTTGCCGGCATCGAAGAAGACCGTCAGAACCCAGGCAAAGTGACGGTTCTGGCCATGCCCGGGCACGCCATCTTCCCCGCCATCAACGCCCTCATCACCCATCGCGGCTGGAACATAACGTCACTGCATCTTGAGCCAGGTCGCCTGAACGATGTCGTTCACCATCTGAGCCACGAGGTATTCCCTTGA
- the oprI gene encoding outer membrane lipoprotei OprI produces the protein MNNVLKFSALALAAVLATGCSSVSKETEARLTATEDAAARSQARADEAYRKADEALAAAQKAQQTADEANERALRMLEKASRK, from the coding sequence ATGAACAACGTTCTGAAATTCTCTGCTCTGGCTCTGGCCGCAGTTCTGGCCACCGGTTGCAGCAGCGTCTCCAAAGAAACCGAAGCTCGTCTGACTGCAACGGAAGATGCAGCAGCTCGCTCCCAGGCTCGTGCAGACGAAGCCTACCGTAAAGCTGATGAAGCTCTGGCTGCTGCTCAAAAAGCACAACAGACTGCTGACGAAGCTAACGAGCGCGCTCTGCGCATGCTTGAAAAAGCAAGCCGCAAGTAA
- a CDS encoding Gldg family protein translates to MRSALRMGMTLIVISLLFLATNLVWINKLPNTRWDVSQQKIHTLSPSTRQLLATLEGPLDLYYFNSLSAPKRSRIVKRLGQRIEDVLQEFEAAADGMINLHVIDPIPFSEDAYKASLFGLDDTQGYLGLIGTRGGQSTQRIEVFNPDDEPLLEYQISHLIHKLMHPQRSNVGLLSGLPLNQSAGHLVEQMRGHFNLMELAPKITQVPASIDSLMVVQPRALAEQTLYAIEQFVLRGGKLMVFIDPVSEMGTETVSVDSRLEGLLTTWGVRMPANQLLVDSLYASSASLGPDMPTVLHPARLKLPRQAMTAHDISTWKLNSLSVSSSGALLRTRKSRTTFTPLLQSSWQSAMMDAGRFASMTEFDSLIEQASTSGQRHVIAARLEGPAYSAFPDGLAGQPPGLQKAAHIEVVVVADTDLLADAVSQTTANSNVQFVLNTLDNLAAPAELANIRPRIGPRSLSTLEPMRQAAAQAYQEKAAELERRLERTEQAWQRLNPPAIRLGVQAVDTNTQLQALNKERLRLPIELHALKTQAYAPLHRFKRNVKLLMTATVPLVLCLIAWVRYRCLCRRRWPPVAFS, encoded by the coding sequence ATGCGATCCGCTCTTCGTATGGGTATGACGTTGATCGTTATATCATTACTGTTTCTGGCAACCAATCTGGTCTGGATAAACAAACTACCCAATACCCGCTGGGATGTTTCACAACAGAAAATCCATACCTTATCGCCATCGACGCGGCAACTGCTCGCGACGCTCGAAGGCCCACTGGACTTGTATTATTTCAACTCGCTCAGCGCACCGAAGAGAAGCCGAATCGTGAAACGCCTCGGACAACGCATAGAGGACGTACTCCAGGAATTCGAAGCCGCGGCCGACGGCATGATCAATTTGCATGTTATTGATCCCATTCCATTTTCAGAAGATGCCTACAAAGCGAGCTTATTCGGCCTGGATGACACACAAGGATATCTTGGCCTCATAGGCACGCGTGGCGGCCAGAGCACACAACGTATCGAAGTGTTCAACCCCGACGACGAACCGTTGCTCGAGTATCAAATCAGCCACCTGATCCATAAATTGATGCACCCTCAACGTTCCAACGTCGGGCTCCTATCCGGATTACCGTTGAATCAATCCGCCGGACACCTCGTGGAGCAGATGCGCGGGCATTTCAACCTGATGGAATTGGCACCTAAGATCACTCAGGTGCCTGCGTCGATCGACAGCTTGATGGTCGTGCAGCCAAGGGCGCTAGCCGAACAAACGCTTTACGCCATCGAGCAGTTTGTCTTGAGGGGCGGCAAACTGATGGTCTTCATCGACCCGGTGAGCGAGATGGGTACTGAAACCGTATCGGTGGATTCCAGGCTGGAGGGCCTGTTGACCACATGGGGCGTACGGATGCCCGCGAACCAGCTACTGGTTGACAGTCTTTACGCCTCCTCGGCCTCGCTCGGCCCAGACATGCCCACCGTACTGCATCCAGCCAGGTTGAAACTGCCGCGACAGGCAATGACCGCGCATGACATCAGCACCTGGAAACTCAACAGCCTGAGCGTATCAAGCAGTGGCGCCCTTTTGCGCACCCGAAAAAGCCGGACGACCTTCACCCCGCTGCTGCAAAGCTCTTGGCAGTCCGCGATGATGGATGCCGGGCGTTTCGCTTCAATGACGGAGTTCGACTCGCTCATTGAGCAAGCCTCCACTTCAGGTCAGCGCCATGTGATTGCCGCTCGTCTTGAGGGGCCGGCCTATTCGGCATTTCCTGACGGTCTCGCAGGACAGCCGCCAGGCCTGCAAAAGGCCGCCCATATCGAGGTAGTCGTGGTTGCCGATACCGATTTGCTCGCCGACGCGGTCAGCCAGACAACAGCCAATAGCAACGTGCAGTTCGTGTTGAACACACTGGATAATCTGGCGGCTCCCGCAGAACTCGCCAATATTCGCCCGCGCATTGGGCCGCGTTCACTCAGTACCCTCGAGCCCATGCGCCAAGCTGCCGCACAGGCCTATCAGGAAAAGGCAGCAGAACTGGAACGTCGTCTTGAGCGTACCGAGCAAGCGTGGCAGCGGTTGAATCCACCGGCCATACGCTTGGGCGTTCAGGCCGTGGACACCAATACCCAGTTGCAAGCGCTCAACAAAGAACGCCTGCGCCTGCCCATCGAACTCCACGCCCTCAAGACTCAGGCGTATGCGCCACTGCACCGCTTCAAACGCAACGTAAAACTGCTGATGACCGCGACGGTACCGCTGGTTTTGTGCCTGATAGCCTGGGTACGTTATCGTTGCCTGTGTCGACGCCGGTGGCCACCCGTGGCGTTTAGCTGA
- a CDS encoding L,D-transpeptidase family protein, which produces MLSRLSVVTCCLSLAALCAAGSAHALQLPLPPPGEDIVGQVQVIKAKYEDTFADLGTTYDLGYSEMVAANPGIDAWLPGAGTDIVLPTRFILPPGPREGIVINLAEYRLYYYPKGQNVVYTFPLGIGREGWGSPIAHTSIIAKTPNPTWTPPASIKAEHAANGDPLPNVVPAGPDNPLGPFKFTLGTPGYLIHGSNMKFGIGTRTSHGCFRMFNNNVLEMAGMVPVGTSVRIINDAYKFGSAGGKVYLEAHTPLNDDGTPSVVDKHTAVINALLKREDLANNLRVNWDQVRDVVAAEDGLPTEIGVPGAAPVASSAPVDFQ; this is translated from the coding sequence ATGTTGTCGCGCCTTTCCGTCGTTACCTGCTGCCTGTCTCTCGCTGCGCTCTGTGCGGCAGGTTCCGCGCACGCCTTGCAGTTGCCCTTGCCGCCGCCCGGTGAGGACATCGTCGGTCAGGTCCAGGTGATCAAGGCCAAGTACGAAGACACCTTTGCCGACCTGGGCACCACCTACGATCTGGGTTATTCGGAAATGGTCGCCGCCAACCCCGGCATCGATGCCTGGCTTCCAGGGGCGGGTACGGACATCGTGCTGCCGACGCGTTTCATTCTCCCGCCAGGCCCGCGCGAAGGCATTGTGATCAACCTTGCCGAATACCGGCTCTACTACTACCCCAAGGGGCAGAACGTGGTTTACACCTTTCCTTTGGGGATCGGTCGTGAAGGCTGGGGATCGCCGATTGCCCACACCAGCATTATTGCGAAAACGCCAAACCCTACGTGGACGCCGCCGGCTTCGATCAAGGCCGAACATGCCGCCAATGGTGACCCGCTGCCCAACGTGGTGCCTGCTGGCCCTGACAATCCCTTGGGCCCGTTCAAGTTCACCCTGGGTACGCCGGGTTATCTGATTCACGGCTCCAACATGAAATTCGGTATCGGCACACGTACCAGCCACGGTTGTTTCCGTATGTTCAACAACAATGTGCTGGAAATGGCCGGCATGGTGCCGGTCGGCACGTCGGTGCGTATCATCAATGATGCCTACAAGTTCGGCAGCGCTGGCGGCAAGGTCTACCTCGAAGCCCATACACCGTTGAACGACGATGGCACGCCTTCGGTGGTCGACAAGCACACGGCGGTGATCAATGCGCTGCTCAAGCGCGAAGACCTGGCCAATAACCTGCGGGTGAACTGGGATCAGGTGCGTGACGTAGTCGCGGCCGAAGATGGTTTGCCGACTGAAATCGGCGTGCCTGGCGCCGCTCCGGTAGCGTCCAGCGCACCGGTTGATTTTCAATAG